In Melanotaenia boesemani isolate fMelBoe1 chromosome 18, fMelBoe1.pri, whole genome shotgun sequence, the following proteins share a genomic window:
- the LOC121628744 gene encoding NACHT, LRR and PYD domains-containing protein 1b allele 3-like, with amino-acid sequence MTGTVQRTGKSGFLPSNYVECVSGVKLDSNTESGSSEDEMETMKASSDFTAEGETESAQVLYRCSDRTVKSPSDKIVSTQPVYRALYDFKALEEDEVSFTKDDIIIINSKPVSDGWMTGTVQRTGKSGFLPSNYVECVSGVKLDSNTESGSSEDEMETMKAPLDFTPEVETESAQVLYRFKCPGPGSFQCALTGLVFVTAHEVEIQYRTDQWDEKLLQSAGKTPAGPLFNIKCSEDAVHQLHLPHCETKEALLSGGVLSVLHISDDGMSILEPLQITETHVIVKVPHLSAFGLVWDLITGFLNMKPIKGQVLLFLRLPNTETQKQNLDVFLLPSNIPVKEVCAQHEDSEYVKVPPTCKLIRDQSYSVHCPVACMIQPPREDFDPDFGPNYHPTFEIRLPTNTKEVTITVRDHTDTEVWEREVDLPGQRGETPQRNVPGVSLEDQVPAEDRLLSARTQFISRVSEPNLDKLLDKLLERGVINEEEMESARTKARAEKARDVIDTVQRKGTEASSVLIAALREVDLFLSKVLNLH; translated from the exons ATGACCGGGACTGTGCAGAGAACCGGCAAATCCGGCTTCCTGCCATCAAACTATGTTGAAT GTGTCTCTGGTGTCAAACTGGATTCAAACACAGAGTCTGGTTCTTCCGAGGATGAAATGGAGACGATGAAG gCTTCTTCTGACTTCACTGCAGAGGGTGAAACTGAATCTGCACAAGTTTTGTACAG GTGCAGCGATAGGACAGTCAAATCTCCCAGTGACAAGATTG TTTCTACACAGCCAGTTTACCGGGCACTGTATGACTTTAAGGCTCTGGAAGAAGATGAAGTCTCATTCACTAaggatgacatcatcatcatcaactctAAGCCCGTCAGTGATGGGTGGATGACCGGGACTGTGCAGAGAACCGGCAAATCCGGCTTCCTGCCATCAAACTATGTTGAAT GTGTCTCTGGTGTCAAACTGGATTCAAACACAGAGTCTGGTTCTTCCGAGGATGAAATGGAGACGATGAAG gCTCCTTTAGACTTCACTCCAGAAGTTGAAACTGAATCTGCACAagtcttgtacag gttcAAGTGTCCTGGTCCAGGTTCGTTCCAGTGTGCGCTGACTGGACTGGTGTTTGTTACAGCTCATGAGGTGGAGATACAGTACAGGACCGACCAGTGGGATGAGAAGCTCCTCCAATCAGCTGGAAAGACCCCGGCTGGACCGCTGTTCAACATCAAGTGTTCTGAGGATGCCGTCCATCAGCTTCACCTCCCACACTGCGAAACAAAGGAAG CTCTGCTCTCTGGAGGCGTCCTGTCTGTCCTCCACATCTCTGATGATGGGATGAGCATCCTTGAGCCGCTGCAGATCACAGAAACTCATGTGATTGTAAAAGTTCCTCATCTGTCTGCCTTCGGCCTTGTCTGGGATCTCATAACGGGGTTTTTGAACATGAAACCGATTAAGGGACAGGTCCTGTTGTTCCTCAGACTGccaaacactgaaacacagaagcagaatcttgatgtgtttctgttgccAAGCAACATCCCTGTGAAGGAG GTCTGTGCACAGCATGAAGACTCTGAATACGTCAAGGTTCCCCCCACCTGTAAACTCATCAGAGATCAGAGTTACTCCGTTCACTGTCCAGTTGCCTGCATGATTCAACCACCA AGGGAAGATTTTGACCCAGACTTTGGACCAAACTACCACCCAACCTTTGAGATCCGCCTgcctacaaacacaaaagaagtgACGATCACAGTGAGAgatcacacagacacagaagTCTGGGAGCGTGAGGTTGATCTGCCAG GTCAAAGAGGTGAAACCCCACAGAGGAATGTCCCAGGGGTTTCCTTGGAGGACCAGGTCCCAGCGGAGGACAGGCTGTTGTCAGCTCGAACACAGTTTATCAGCAGGGTGTCTGAACCGAATCTGGACAAGCTTCTGGATAAACTCCTAGAGCGCGGCGTTATAAATGAGGAAGAGATGGAGTCAGCCAGGACAAAGGCCAGAGCAGAAAAAGCTCGAGATGTGATCGACACGGTGCAAAGAAAGGGGACCGAAGCCAGCTCGGTTCTGATTGCTGCTCTCCGCGAAGTGGATTTGTTCCTTTCCAAAGTCCTGAACTTACACTGA